TGGTTTCAGCGTCAATGGCAACGATGACCGCCAGGTCGACACCGGCTTCATCCATATCCTTCAGGGTGTCTTCGATTTCAGGGAACTTGAGGTCCTTGAACATGAGCTGATAGCTTCGCGCCATTTCCTCGGGAAGGCTTTCGATCGCCTCTTTGGTGAACAACTGAGAATGGGTGTCGATAATCATGGGGAATACTCCTTTCCTTTTTGATCTGTTCTTTCCACGCCTTTCATTTCACGGGAATATGCATTCATTCCGCTGGATCGGAGAAAGGATCGTTCCTGTCACCATCAGTTACGGGTTCCCGGAAATAAGTTTGACCAGCACGCGCCGTGTTCTCGGCCCGTCGAACTCGCAGAAAAAGAGCGACTGCCAGGTGCCGAGGACCAGTTCGCCCCTTTCCACTATCACCGTTTCAGATGAACCGATGAGGGAAGCCTTGATGTGAGCCGCCGAGTTACCCTCACCGTGGCGGTAATGGTCATCAAAGGGAATGACCTTGTTGAGTTCCATGAGTATGTCACGGGGGACATCAGGATCGGCATTCTCATTGATCGTCACCGCTGCTGTCGTATGAGGAACAAAAACACAGCACAGACCGTTCACCATTCCCGCCTCGCGGACCACGGCCCGCACCTGTCCCGTAATATCGATCATCTCCGTTTGAGAACGGGTTGCGACGGTGAAGGGGTACATATCGGATATCCCGCCTTTTTTTTTATCTTCTCTTGTATCTCCGACTATGATATTTTCCGCACTATAATGCATTGACCGGTAATTTTCAATGCCGGACATCATAATGCGAAGAATGACGGTAAAGAACGGTCTTAAAAGCGCGGAGGTGATTGCCGTCGCAACATGGGGTACGGGAAATGTGGTACGGGAAAAGATGAACACAAAACCTCAGGAATTCCTGCGGAAGGTCCTTTTGTTTCAGTCCCTGGACCCGGAGGATTGTACCCGGCTCGCCGCCTCGTTCAGGCGGCGCTCCCTCAAGAAGGGAGAGGTCCTCTTTCGGAAGGGTGATGAAGGAAGCACGCTCTACATCATTCAGGAAGGACTCGTCAAGATCGTCCTTACCTCTGAAACAGGAGACGAAATAGCGCCGGCCATCCTGACTGAAGGGGACGTTTTCGGTGAAATGGCCCTTCTTGATGGACTGCCGCGTTCCGCTGACGCGGTTGCGCTGGAACAGACGGAACTTATGGCGCTGAGCAGAAGCGACTTCCTTGATTTTCTGAAAAACAACGAACAGGCCATTCAGGCGGTATTTTCATCGATATCCATGCGGCTGCGCAGAACCGACGACCTTCTCGAAGATGCCAGTTTTCTGACGAT
The DNA window shown above is from Deltaproteobacteria bacterium and carries:
- a CDS encoding YjbQ family protein is translated as MYPFTVATRSQTEMIDITGQVRAVVREAGMVNGLCCVFVPHTTAAVTINENADPDVPRDILMELNKVIPFDDHYRHGEGNSAAHIKASLIGSSETVIVERGELVLGTWQSLFFCEFDGPRTRRVLVKLISGNP
- a CDS encoding Crp/Fnr family transcriptional regulator, whose amino-acid sequence is MNTKPQEFLRKVLLFQSLDPEDCTRLAASFRRRSLKKGEVLFRKGDEGSTLYIIQEGLVKIVLTSETGDEIAPAILTEGDVFGEMALLDGLPRSADAVALEQTELMALSRSDFLDFLKNNEQAIQAVFSSISMRLRRTDDLLEDASFLTISTRLARRLLELAENHGRTDETGNAVIIDLRLTQRDLASMVGATRESVNKELRILRERGAVEMEENLIKIVDMERLRRRARL